A single genomic interval of Lathyrus oleraceus cultivar Zhongwan6 chromosome 7, CAAS_Psat_ZW6_1.0, whole genome shotgun sequence harbors:
- the LOC127102534 gene encoding uncharacterized protein LOC127102534 — translation MPLNIDLNIPLDDVNTSNNLPNMPLNIDLNAPPNIDLSSSIEEEDHIVESEFEVALSNEEEEEDMDEVDEIENLCENEIDNENEIENISPGNDTHNVVQTFPKKRCFLDNSQWDTIFQVLINSSVDGKIKRGVVKQLAFFYQVSIDVIYRIWKRAKESGVVSHKKTKNYGQKRVELDIEKMRNLPLVKRSTIRSLAFALETSPRKIGECLKKGILRRHSSALKPHMTEDNMKSRLKFCLSMLEESNISYDPKFQSMYNIVHIDEKWFYMTQKNKNYYLLSNEDEPYRSCKNKNFIMKVMFLVAVARPRFDNEGNETWSGKIGVFPLVDKVPAKRSSVNRPSGTLETKPITSITKEVSRMFLINKVLPAIKEKWPREYASEPIYIQQDNAPCHVSINNEEFLLAASEGGFDIRLICQPPNSPDLNILDLGFFSAIQALQQKNATKTVDELIQVVQNSYDAFSSVDSNKIFLTLQSCMIEIMKVRGSNNYKIPHIKKDVMLRQAILPAQLNCEKKLVEEVIECLQN, via the exons ATGCCTTTGAATATTGATTTGAACATCCCTTTAGATGACGTAAACACCTCTAATAACCTCCCAAACATGCCTTTGAATATTGATTTGAATGCTCCTCCAAATATTGATTTGAGTTCATCAATAGAGGAAGAAGATCATATAGTTGAAAGTGAGTTTGAAGTTGCTCTATCTAatgaagaggaagaagaagataTGGATGAAGTAGATGAAATTGAAAATCTATGTGAAAATGAGATTGACAATGAAAATGAGATTGAAAATATATCTCCAG GAAATGATACTCACAATGTGGTGCAAACATTTCCGAAAAAACGTTGTTTTTTAGATAATAGTCAATGGGATACTATTTTCCAGGTGTTGATTAATTCAAGTGTTGATGGAAAAATTAAAAGAGGAGTTGTTAAACAATTGGCTTTTTTCTATCAAGTATCAATAGATGTTATTTATCGAATTTGGAAGCGGGCAAAAGAATCGGGGGTTGTTTCTCATAAGAAAACAAAAAATTATGGTCAGAAGAGAGTTGAACTAGATATTGAGAAAATGCGTAATCTACCGTTAGTTAAACGTAGTACTATCCGATCTCTAGCATTTGCCTTAGAGACTAGTCCGAGAAAAATAGGAGAGTGTTTAAAAAAAGGTATTTTGCGTCGACATTCAAGTGCATTAAAACCTCATATGACAGAAGATAATATGAAATCTCGTCTTAAATTTTGCTTGTCCATGCTTGAAGAAAGTAACATTTCATATGATCCAAAGTTTCAGTCAATGTACAATATTGTACATATTGATGAAAAATGGTTCTATATGACTCAAAAAAATAAGAATTATTATCTTCTTTCAAATGAGGATGAACCATATCGTTCTTGCAAGAACAAAAATTTCATCATGAAAGTTATGTTTTTGGTTGCGGTGGCAAGACCTAGATTTGATAATGAAGGCAATGAAACATGGTCGGGAAAAATTGGAGTGTTTCCTCTAGTTGATAAAGTACCCGCAAAAAGATCAAGTGTTAATAGACCATCAGGGACACTTGAAACAAAACCGATTACTTCTATCACTAAGGAAGTTAGTCGAATGTTTTTAATAAACAAGGTTTTACCAGCCATCAAAGAAAAGTGGCCACGAGAATATGCATCAGAACCAATTTACATACAACAAGATAATGCACCGTGTCATGTTTCTATAAACAATGAAGAATTTCTACTTGCAGCTTCTGAAGGAGGATTTGACATTCGTTTGATATGCCAACCACCTAATTCTCCTGATTTAAATATtttggatttaggttttttttcAGCCATCCAAGCATTGCAACAAAAGAATGCGACGAAGACAGTTGATGAACTTATTCAAGTCGTACAAAATTCCTATGATGCTTTCTCTAGCGTAGATTCGAACAAAATATTTCTCACACTTCAATCATGTATGATTGAAATTATGAAAGTCCGAGGATCGAATAATTACAAAATTCCTCATATAAAAAAAGATGTGATGCTTAGACAAGCCATTTTACCCGCTCAATTAAACTGTGAAAAGAAGTTAGTTGAGGAAGTTATTGAATGTTTACAAAATTAA
- the LOC127105871 gene encoding uncharacterized protein LOC127105871, whose amino-acid sequence MAKSMRSKREKRLRAIRREIVQPFYDEKEAAKLSAQEAALAAPKLQVPVRPSTTMEISTSTVANTNSMDVDVADENKSKVSLKPAGRIGKKLKKKFKMAKGNRRNGNGKPSRKRHI is encoded by the exons ATGGCGAAATCAATGAgatcaaagagggagaagagGTTGAGGGCTATTAGGAGAGAGATTGTTCAACCTTTCTATGACGAGAAAGAAGCCGCTAAACTTTCTGCACAAGAAGCTGCTCTTGCCGCACCCAAGCTTCAAGTTCCCGTCCGACCTAGCACTACCATGGAAATTTCCACTTCCACTGTAGCCAACACTAACAGCATGG ATGTGGATGTGGCTGATGAAAATAAGAGTAAGGTTTCCTTGAAGCCTGCTGGTAGAATAGGGAAGAAATTGAAGAAGAAATTTAAAATGGCTAAGGGTAATCGCCGCAACGGTAATGGAAAGCCGAGTAGAAAGCGTCACATATGA